In one window of Acidobacteriota bacterium DNA:
- a CDS encoding glycosyltransferase family 4 protein translates to MPSVPHVDQVLATLGYGDAIGHEVLGIQRVLRQAGFASDIFVETADPRLEELTRDYRDLVDERPAERLLLHHFSIGSRASRVAYALPDRMALIYHNITPPEYFVGVHPLLVQLCYMGRRELGAYTGRVHLALGDSEFNRQELETLGFRDTGVLPVVPSFDHLAGGADARLALEFDDDWVNLLFVGRVIPNKRLEDVIGFFHAYKTRHNPRSRLILVGAYSGFELYFAMLQQLVARLRLPDVHFTGHVSNEELSALYDVADVFVCASEHEGFCVPLVEAFHKGVPVLAYAATAVPATMDGAGVLYDTKDPAHVARLIDAVVADSTLREAIVASQDAALGRLRARDFAATLLAFVERALEAPPLPPHEVAFDFWDQFRQSERLEELRRHRPALYQALPEPPDDPGPPSS, encoded by the coding sequence ATGCCCTCCGTCCCCCACGTCGATCAGGTGCTCGCGACGCTCGGGTACGGCGACGCCATCGGCCACGAGGTGCTCGGGATCCAGCGCGTGCTGCGTCAGGCGGGCTTCGCCTCCGACATTTTCGTCGAGACGGCCGACCCCAGGCTCGAGGAACTGACTCGCGATTACCGGGATCTCGTCGACGAGCGTCCAGCGGAGCGCCTGCTCCTGCACCACTTCTCGATCGGCTCGCGCGCCTCGCGCGTGGCCTACGCCCTGCCCGACCGGATGGCGCTCATCTACCACAACATCACGCCTCCCGAGTATTTCGTCGGCGTGCATCCGCTGCTGGTCCAGCTCTGTTACATGGGCCGGCGGGAACTCGGCGCCTACACGGGTCGCGTGCACCTCGCCCTCGGCGATTCGGAGTTCAACCGGCAGGAGCTCGAGACGCTCGGCTTCCGCGACACCGGCGTGCTCCCGGTCGTGCCGAGCTTCGATCATCTCGCGGGCGGCGCCGACGCCCGCCTGGCCCTCGAGTTCGACGACGACTGGGTGAACCTGCTCTTCGTGGGTCGAGTCATCCCGAACAAGCGACTCGAGGACGTCATCGGGTTCTTCCACGCGTACAAGACGCGGCACAACCCGAGGTCGCGCCTGATCCTCGTCGGGGCGTACTCCGGCTTCGAGCTGTACTTCGCCATGCTCCAGCAGCTCGTCGCTCGGCTACGCCTGCCCGACGTCCACTTCACGGGACACGTGTCGAACGAGGAGCTGTCGGCGCTCTACGACGTGGCCGACGTCTTCGTGTGCGCCAGCGAGCACGAAGGCTTCTGTGTCCCGCTCGTCGAGGCCTTTCACAAGGGCGTGCCGGTCCTGGCCTACGCGGCGACGGCGGTGCCGGCCACCATGGACGGCGCCGGGGTGCTCTACGACACCAAGGACCCCGCTCACGTGGCCAGGCTGATCGACGCCGTCGTCGCCGACTCGACTCTGCGCGAGGCGATCGTCGCCAGCCAGGACGCCGCGCTCGGCCGACTGCGCGCCCGGGACTTCGCGGCAACGCTGCTCGCTTTCGTCGAGCGCGCCCTCGAGGCGCCCCCGCTTCCGCCCCACGAGGTGGCCTTCGACTTCTGGGATCAGTTCCGACAGAGCGAGCGCCTCGAGGAGCTGCGGCGCCATCGGCCTGCACTCTACCAGGCCCTTCCGGAGCCGCCGGACGACCCCGGCCCGCCGTCCTCATGA
- a CDS encoding glycosyltransferase, whose protein sequence is MRLAVVVQRYGADINGGAELHARYIAERLARHHDVEVLTTCARDYVTWANAYPAGRDTVNGVAVRRFPVDRPRDPDDFARWSARVFDEPHSVADELRWLESEGPTSSALVSHIARSDDAFDYCFFFSYRYHHAWHGARALPARAVLVPTAERDPAVGLHIFGPLFRGVRALMYNSLEERAMIQAVSGSTAVPGVVVGVGSEVPARVRPERFRRRHGLDGPFVIYVGRIDENKGCRELFSHFDWYLRNTKRDLTLVLAGQAVLDVPRHPKIRHLGFVPDEDKFDGMAAAAALVMPSYFESLSMVALEAWALGRPVLANGRCDVLRGQCIRSNAGLYYETRHEFVETLFALESNRSLNVALGRNGAEYYRRHYAWPVIERKYLDVLNRLADEDRRGGPGRSMAALPGWWARRRATCPPARGVVDALPTGPVLQARRIARSRERRVS, encoded by the coding sequence GTGAGACTCGCCGTCGTCGTCCAGCGGTATGGCGCCGACATCAACGGCGGCGCCGAGTTGCATGCCCGGTACATCGCCGAGCGACTGGCCAGGCACCACGACGTCGAGGTGCTGACCACGTGCGCACGCGACTACGTGACCTGGGCCAACGCCTACCCGGCCGGACGCGACACGGTCAATGGGGTTGCGGTCAGGCGCTTTCCCGTCGATCGGCCACGCGACCCCGACGATTTCGCCCGGTGGTCGGCGCGCGTCTTCGACGAGCCGCATTCGGTCGCCGACGAGCTTCGCTGGCTCGAGAGCGAGGGGCCGACGAGTTCGGCCCTCGTGAGCCACATCGCCCGGTCCGATGATGCCTTCGACTACTGCTTCTTCTTCAGCTACCGCTACCACCACGCCTGGCACGGGGCCCGCGCGCTGCCCGCCCGCGCGGTCCTCGTCCCCACCGCCGAACGCGATCCCGCCGTCGGCCTGCACATCTTCGGCCCGCTGTTCCGCGGCGTGCGCGCGCTCATGTACAACTCGCTCGAAGAGCGGGCGATGATCCAGGCCGTGTCGGGCTCGACTGCGGTGCCCGGCGTCGTTGTCGGCGTCGGCTCCGAGGTGCCGGCGCGGGTGAGGCCCGAGCGCTTCCGGCGGCGCCACGGCCTCGACGGCCCGTTCGTGATCTACGTGGGCCGCATCGACGAGAACAAGGGCTGCCGTGAGCTGTTCTCGCACTTCGACTGGTACCTGCGGAACACGAAGCGCGACCTCACGCTGGTCCTCGCCGGCCAGGCGGTGCTCGACGTGCCGCGGCACCCGAAGATCCGCCACCTCGGCTTCGTCCCGGACGAGGACAAGTTCGACGGCATGGCCGCGGCGGCAGCGCTGGTGATGCCGTCGTATTTCGAGAGCCTGTCGATGGTGGCACTCGAGGCGTGGGCGCTCGGCCGGCCGGTGCTCGCCAACGGCCGGTGCGACGTCCTGCGCGGGCAGTGCATCCGCAGCAACGCGGGGCTGTATTACGAGACGCGACACGAGTTCGTCGAGACGCTCTTCGCGCTCGAGTCGAACCGCTCGCTGAACGTGGCGCTCGGCCGCAACGGCGCCGAGTACTACCGGCGTCACTACGCCTGGCCCGTCATCGAGCGCAAGTATCTCGACGTGCTGAACCGGTTGGCCGACGAGGACCGGCGCGGTGGCCCCGGGCGCTCGATGGCGGCGCTCCCAGGGTGGTGGGCGCGTCGCCGCGCGACCTGTCCGCCGGCCAGGGGCGTGGTGGACGCGCTGCCGACGGGGCCCGTCCTTCAGGCGCGGCGCATCGCGCGGTCGCGCGAGAGGCGGGTGTCCTGA
- a CDS encoding decaprenyl-phosphate phosphoribosyltransferase produces the protein MRDRTAPQSPVRYLLISLRPEQWTKNLVVFAALLFGRQLFDPHAAALAAAAFAIFCGLSGVVYLVNDVMDREADRRHPVKARRPIASGALDPRRALIAAAAIGAVALAAAFWLSVRFGLVAAIYVTLLGLYSGPIKRLVILDVLTIALGFVLRAVAGAVAIGVAISHWLLVCTILLALFLALSKRRHELTLLAEGATGHRPILQEYSPYLLDQMIAVVTASTLMGYALYTVSPETIEKFGSDQLIFTLPFPLYGIFRYLYLVHQKEGGGSPTAMLLADRPLLVCVACWAVAVVLIVYRPIPLH, from the coding sequence CTGCGCGACCGCACGGCGCCGCAGTCCCCTGTGCGATACCTACTCATTTCGCTGCGGCCGGAGCAGTGGACGAAGAACCTGGTGGTCTTCGCCGCGCTGCTCTTCGGGCGGCAGCTCTTCGACCCGCATGCGGCCGCGCTGGCGGCCGCCGCCTTCGCCATCTTCTGCGGGCTGTCCGGCGTCGTTTACCTGGTCAACGACGTCATGGACCGGGAGGCGGACCGGCGGCATCCGGTCAAGGCACGGCGGCCGATTGCCAGCGGCGCGCTCGACCCGCGGCGCGCGCTGATCGCGGCGGCCGCCATCGGCGCGGTCGCGCTCGCGGCGGCCTTCTGGCTGAGCGTGCGGTTCGGCCTCGTCGCGGCGATCTACGTGACGCTGCTCGGGCTCTACTCGGGCCCGATCAAGCGGCTGGTCATTCTGGACGTGCTCACGATCGCGCTCGGCTTCGTGCTGCGGGCGGTCGCGGGGGCGGTCGCCATCGGCGTGGCCATCAGCCACTGGCTGCTCGTCTGCACCATCCTGCTCGCGCTGTTCCTCGCGCTCAGCAAGCGGCGCCACGAGCTGACGCTGCTCGCCGAGGGCGCCACGGGGCACCGGCCGATCCTGCAGGAGTACAGCCCCTACCTGCTCGACCAGATGATCGCGGTCGTGACCGCCTCCACCCTGATGGGCTACGCGTTGTACACGGTGAGCCCAGAGACGATCGAGAAGTTCGGCTCCGACCAGCTGATCTTCACGCTGCCGTTCCCGCTGTACGGCATCTTCCGGTACCTGTATCTCGTGCACCAGAAAGAGGGCGGCGGCAGTCCGACCGCGATGCTGCTCGCCGACCGACCGCTGCTGGTCTGCGTGGCCTGCTGGGCAGTCGCCGTCGTGCTCATCGTCTACCGGCCCATTCCGCTCCACTGA
- a CDS encoding STAS domain-containing protein has translation MQIDERIVGDVTVLDLKGKMTLGEGDELLKDKINSLVSQGHKKLVLNLEAVPYIDSAGLGEIVRTYTTVSRQGGKLKLLNLTKRIEDLLSITKLLTVFETFESEEEAVRSFAS, from the coding sequence ATGCAGATCGACGAGCGGATCGTCGGGGACGTGACCGTCCTCGACCTCAAGGGCAAGATGACCCTCGGCGAGGGTGACGAACTGCTGAAGGACAAGATCAACAGCCTGGTCAGCCAGGGCCACAAGAAGCTCGTGCTGAACCTCGAGGCCGTGCCCTACATCGACAGCGCCGGGCTCGGCGAGATCGTGCGGACGTACACCACCGTCAGCCGGCAGGGTGGCAAGCTCAAGCTGCTGAACCTCACCAAGCGCATCGAGGACCTGCTGTCGATCACGAAGCTGCTGACGGTCTTCGAGACATTCGAGTCCGAGGAAGAGGCGGTGCGCAGCTTCGCCTCGTAG
- a CDS encoding zinc-ribbon domain containing protein: protein MSFEDKPLRCVTCGARFIWTAGEQGYFADRHVGHEPRHCRRCRAKAGRARATVLEAGRRGVEMAATCSACGRSTTVPFKPALGRPVFCRECYHHRKTRGAGRA, encoded by the coding sequence ATGAGCTTCGAGGACAAGCCTCTCCGCTGTGTCACGTGCGGAGCTCGATTCATCTGGACGGCCGGGGAGCAGGGGTACTTCGCCGACCGCCACGTCGGGCACGAACCCAGGCACTGCCGTCGGTGCCGGGCGAAGGCCGGACGCGCGCGTGCCACCGTCCTCGAAGCCGGGCGGCGCGGCGTGGAGATGGCTGCCACCTGCTCCGCCTGCGGTCGGTCGACCACGGTGCCGTTCAAACCGGCGCTCGGTCGGCCGGTGTTCTGCCGCGAGTGCTACCACCACCGGAAGACCCGCGGGGCCGGGCGCGCCTGA
- the rpsU gene encoding 30S ribosomal protein S21 codes for MAEVKVQDGESIESALRRFKRKVQQEDIIKDIKKHSFYLKPGDKRRAKQALARKRSRKKQRREME; via the coding sequence TTGGCTGAAGTGAAGGTGCAGGACGGCGAATCGATCGAGAGCGCCCTGCGTCGCTTCAAGCGAAAAGTGCAGCAGGAAGATATCATCAAGGATATCAAGAAGCACTCGTTCTACCTGAAGCCGGGCGACAAGCGTCGCGCGAAGCAGGCCTTGGCTCGCAAGCGCAGCCGGAAGAAGCAGCGTCGCGAGATGGAGTAG